A window from Dioscorea cayenensis subsp. rotundata cultivar TDr96_F1 chromosome 10, TDr96_F1_v2_PseudoChromosome.rev07_lg8_w22 25.fasta, whole genome shotgun sequence encodes these proteins:
- the LOC120270796 gene encoding monothiol glutaredoxin-S5-like has translation MEQFLMAVIKEEGLISIVKGSMVVIVGKRACYMSYVAQRLLEGLKAYPTIYEVSEMFVARMTLIHNLGRILSEDDNTLVAPLFPVIFIGEKLVGGLNRLITIHVTSKLIPMLKGAGAIWF, from the coding sequence ATGGAGCAATTTTTGATGGCAGTAATCAAAGAAGAAGGTTTGATATCAATTGTAAAGGGAAGTATGGTGGTGATTGTAGGCAAAAGAGCTTGTTACATGAGTTATGTTGCTCAGAGATTGTTGGAAGGATTGAAAGCTTATCCAACAATATATGAAGTTAGTGAAATGTTTGTAGCGAGGATGACATTAATCCATAACCTCGGAAGAATTCTTAGTGAAGATGATAATACTTTGGTTGCACCATTGTTTCCAGTGATATTCATTGGGGAAAAATTGGTTGGGGGTTTGAATCGGCTCATAACTATTCATGTCACTAGCAAGCTTATTCCTATGTTGAAAGGAGCTGGTGCTATTTGGTTTTGA